The DNA window ccctctctctttaTGCATAGTACATGTACAAGCTATTTGCTGCAGCACAGGCAATTGAATTTTCAGATGGATGCCATGCTAAGTGCAACAGCTTTGTTGTGAAATCAAACGAATTCCCGTTTGCATCAACACCGGGGTTTTCTGCTCCTGTATAGAAACATAAACTTGTGATTATCTGtagaagaaacaaaaaaatatGATGCGATAAGAGAAAACGAAAGAAAACTCACCCCGTCTTACAACTCGTGTTAGACTATTTCCAAGTGATCTAGACGGCCTTGAAGGAGTCGGAACTTGTCTTCTGATAAAACGTGCAAAGTTAATTTAGATCCCACAATGTTAACTGAAAGTGAAAACTATATTCTTGAAGTCGGAGCTCTAATAAACTTACCTCATTGGATTTTTACTGGCTTCCAAAGTTGTAGCCTCGGTACTTCCAGGAGAACAGCCGAATACTCGGAATAAATTGCTGGCAACACAAATGAAACAAAATAGTAACATGCAGGGTGATAAACAATTCCAGAGACAATTGAACCATGGATTAAGTTTGTATCACAGACCTGTAAGAACCAGTTGCTACTCGTAGTCCATCGCCGCTCAGACAGCACTCGAACTTATCAAAAATCGAATCGTTTTCATATAAATCACAAAGCTGGCAAGTCCAAACCAAAACATAGTTAGTTATTATAACACAATAAAGCAGCAGAAATAAATTTAAGGTTAATCATCCCTTATGCAACCACAGGAACCTAACCTTAGGTCTTAGATACTCATGAACCTGGTAAGTAGCAACAGGACCTGAATCCATATTAATGTCCCATAACTGATAAACAAGTCAAGAAGAGTAAAAATGAGATGAAATTCAAAGGAACATAAAAGCTAAATCAATATTCACAATTCAGATAGTATTAATCTTTTTAGCAAAAATTGACTAATGGGATGCTGTTTGAAAGTTGAAGGAATTTGATTGACAAAAATAAGGGGGTCTACTTCTGAAGTCCGAATATTGTGAAAGCTTTAACAGAAGCGTTAATTTATATATCGTAAAACTTCCAAACCTTTAAAGTCATGTAATCACGACTGAGTATGTATCTTCCATCCTTCCCAAATTTTATGTCAGATATAGAAGCAATGATCTCGGTGAAAAATGATCTGGATCCTGGAGCCTCCTGTTCCTCGAACCTGCATCAAAGGGCATTGCCTATTAGAGTCTAGAAAGAATATGAAAGTGCATAAATGGCATGCATAGGCTTCATAAAAAAATCTTCTTTTAAGATAAGCAACAATTTAATGGTCCGCATCGAAGTCATCTTTTCAGTTCTAATGTAAGCTGTATGGGAGGAGCACGATACTTATTTATTGGTTAGGAATCAACAAGATTAACAGTGAAGAACATAAAAAGAACTAAAGAAGAAGTACTTACAGTTTGGCATGAGAATCACATAACGCTGACTGCCGCAAGTCAATTAGACGGATTGAACCCTTTGAACTGCTATATGCCAATGTATTACAATGTGTAGGGTGGAATTCTGCTGATGTTATAACCTCTACAATAACAATATATAGGGTCATGGCTCAGCCAAGACTATATAAAACAAGAACAAGTTGGCAACAATCGAAAAACATGATTCTTTCTTCACTTTGCGCCAAGACTCGTGAAAGCCCGCAGCACTTAACAGGTTGACAATCCAGCCTTAAAACTCCATCCTATTGTTTGTAAATCCTATTCTTGGAGTAGCACACATGATAGTCAAACGTGCGGGCTAGATCGTGAGATTGTAAGATCTCGCATCTTACTAATATACATTCCGCAACGAAACACGCTCGGTCAAAAAGTATAGAGCATGTGATAGTTAAGCATACCGCACAATAATTATCTACCTTGTTGGGATGTTAACggctaaataattaaaagacaaAGTGAAGTTCTTTCAATTACCATAGAGTGACAAATTTATACTGATACTGAAAAATTGGGTATCGGagtttagaaaaaaaaatcatgaacatATAACATTGGCCTGTATTGGTTCTACGCGAATCTTAATGCAGTACCAaccaagtattttttttttttgatcatCAGGCTATCAGTTTAGGTTGGGTTGGCATATCAGAAGGTCAGGGTCGGCATTGAGCACTCACTTGTCAGTCAACGACAACTTGTAACAACTATAATAATATGAACTAAATAGTTAGTGTTCTACCAACAGAGATATGTTTATAGCACAGATTTAAAAAAATCATCAAGCTTACCTGTCAGATCCTCCATGTTTGCAGGTTTTACATCAACGATATTAAAACTTTGACTGCTTATTTCCAGGTTCCAAAGATTTATTCTCAAATCATCAGCTGATATGAAAGTTTCGCCATCACTAAAAGGTTTCAGCAACATAACACCATCAGAATTTGATCAGTATCTATAAAACTACGTAAGAAAGTAAAAAATAAGGTACAAAAACGCATATAGTCATCAAGTAATGCTCCAGATTCCAGAAAGAAAACAACTATGCATCCATTTTAGGAGCACCCGCCGCAGTAAAGGAAATAAAATTACCAAAGCAAGATTCACCTTAAATAGCCTTAAAATTAGAATATGAATCCTCGGCGTATTCAATTTCAACCAAAACTTACTAGACAATAGCAAAATACCATGTGGACTAAGAAAGCTAAATACCTGTTATTTGAAATAGAATTGATATGATAATCGTGTGCATGGGCATAAACTCTACGGCATCGAGCCACCAAGCTTGTTTCATGACTACTTACCTGCTTTTTTTACAAAATGAGTTAGTACTGCCAAAATCCTAAACATGCATTAGATATAGTTTGGAAATGAAAGTACTTGAACCACTTTATATAGTTTCTTCTCTTCTAAAGCATCAGGATTAGACTCTAATATTTATCtttttataaaaaggaacggaatAATCAAAATATGAAATCAAACTCTAATATCAAtctttttatttcttattctacTTTCATTTTCTTCATGAATGAAAAATAGCAGATTGTTAAAATTCCGTTACGCAGTGGTGTTATTGAACCACTATAGATATTGTGTACTGAATAGAGTATTGTGGAACAATAGCGGTTTCCCCAATTCCTCTACGCTATACCCTTATAGTACCGCTATAGCGGCTGTTTAAAAACTTTGACCAAGCCCAGAGAGTTCAATCTTTTATCTTCCCGGTTATTTTAACTTTAAAGTGATACGAAACAAAACAACATAACTGTATTCAGTTTTAAAGAAGAAAAGGTAAGAACTGTTAAACTAACACTTTCATTTTTATACATTAATTCATTGGTTGTTTATAGTATCTTATGCCAAAGGAAATTTATCCTCAGTGAACAAGTATCagaaaaaataattacaagtggAAGGGATGAATACAACTACCACGGGTAATCTTAGTGACGGTATGCCTCCCGGAGGAAATGAGAAGTCAGAGCTAAGATAGTTGAATGATCTATCTGAATCAGGATATCCTCCATTTTCAAGGCTTGGCTTAGGATTACTTAAATTACTTGAACTAGCAATACTGCCATTTCCCATTGTTTTCAAAGAAGGGTCAACATTCATCTCAGCAATTTTCTTGACCTTCTTTTCTTGAACCTGTTCAACCCTCAGATAAGGAAAGATAAGAAAAGGTGATCTAGAAGACCTATAGATGATATTATtcatatgaaagaaaaaaaacaaagtggAATGCAGCCATATTCATTATTTATAGATGCATAAGCAAACATTCAATATGCTAACTATGTAACATTTATTCAAGATGAATTTCCCGCGGTGTGATTTCATAGCATTTCCTTTCATATATGTTTCTCTCCGTATCCCAATGCACTTAACTATTAAGATGCCACATAACATGATAAATGTTTAGAAGTTGAAGGAAAACAGCAACAGATTTGTTGGCTAAGGCCCTTGAAAGGTTTTGATATTCCGAAAGGAAGTCGCCGTATTAAACACTTGAAAACAAACAGCCTACCCGAGCATTCACCCTCAAAAACCACTCTCTCTACATGCAAAGTTATCTGATTCCACAAAAGTGCAACCTTGTGAACAATGCATTGATAAGAGACAGCACTAAGAATGCTACAAATCAGCATTTATTTCATACCTTCCAAAATTTGATGGTTTTATCATTTGTCGAGAGAAGGAAAAGGGCGCCATTAGCTATTTGGCACCatctgattttgttgattttctcttctatctccaaaCTCTTAAGGTAGTCAAACTGAAACAATTATCACACATTATATATGTTGGATATTCTAAGACAAATGATGTTGGGGGAACGTTGCCGGGAATATGATTATTACCTCGGGCTCGTGACTCTGAAACTCTGTTTTGTAACGGAATTCAGGATGCCTGCtgatcgaataatccatcctttctGAATCCCTTCTAGATTCACCATGCTGCATGTTTCAGCATACATATAAACATACATAATACAATACTACGGGCAAAACATGAAATCTGTCAAAACATAAGTTTAGGTTCTTTCTACTAAAACAAAGATTGCCTAAGCATAAATCCGGCTTACATCTTTTGTATCCGTCCTCTCAAAGAGAACCACTCGACCACCACGATCACCAGTAGCAAGATGATCGCCAGACTTGTCAAATTCGATAGCAGAAATTATGTCCACTGTAGAAACACATTTGGGCAAATAATTAGGAAAGTTTCACATTATCCTGCAACAAAactatttcaaattttcaatGACTATTGCAACTATCATGGTATTGACCCGTCAATCTCACTCCAACCACCTCTTCTTGAAAGCACTTAGTCCCATATTGTAAACAATACCTTCATATAGCACACAACATATCGGTCTCTATCACTTATAGCATGTTTGGATACACATTGCAATGGTCAAAAGCACGTTGAATTCTCACGTTAACGCAAAAACTAGGTTTTGTTGCTTCTCAATTTTCAGTGGCATAGCCTTGAAACGTGCAAAAAAGAAGTTGGACGCGAATCCAAACATACCATGAATCTACTGATATTTCCACTTTTCCTTCCCTTTTTTGATAACCATGTTTTAGGTACAAAGTATTATTCACCGCTATTTGGCAGTGACTAATCTCTGTCAGGAAACTTGGTCGCCACACAAGGCGAGATCTCCTCTTCCAAACCAAGTTTTCCTTCATACTCGAGGTGCTCGAGTCCCTTACCACTAGGACCAACCAATAACATGTTGGTTTGTTTTGGCCGAAAAATGATGTTTTCTTTTTTGGCAGAGAATTGCCACACACCCACTCTATAACTACCAGCTAAATACTTTTCATTCCAACCCAGCAAACTCTGCCAAAACCTTATGTTTTTCCATTGTCAAATGGCACAGATAACAACAGACCCAGCAGTCAAACTTCAACACTACTCATCAAATCAAACTACACAACACGACATTAAGAATTTAAGATCCAACAAATCATACTTAAACAAACTTACAAATTAGTTAACAAATTAAAGAAGCCTATTCTTAACAAAAGAAACATCAATCAAACCCGAAAACACCAACCAAGTCACAACAACTCAGTTTCAGTCAGAAAAACCAATCCACTAAATTCacaatgcaaaaaaaaaacattcaacagAAAAAACACTCGGTCAAACAAACCCACTACTTTCCCCAAACCAAAACCAAACACCGATAATAGCAATGAACAAAAATCCAAAACAAACATTACTCAACAAAACAACATAGTCACACAAAAATACGATCCATAACCGTAACAGATCGAATCAAACCCTAATCCCAAAACACAAATTGGATCCAACAAACTGacacaaaaaaaaacacatcCCTTTCCCCAACCCACCAACACCAACAAATTACCTTCCTGAACCTCTTCACCCGCCGTACGTTCACCAAACA is part of the Vicia villosa cultivar HV-30 ecotype Madison, WI linkage group LG2, Vvil1.0, whole genome shotgun sequence genome and encodes:
- the LOC131654191 gene encoding serine/threonine protein phosphatase 2A 55 kDa regulatory subunit B beta isoform isoform X1, whose protein sequence is MNGGDDVVAAPAGPPSPLEWKFSQVFGERTAGEEVQEVDIISAIEFDKSGDHLATGDRGGRVVLFERTDTKDHGESRRDSERMDYSISRHPEFRYKTEFQSHEPEFDYLKSLEIEEKINKIRWCQIANGALFLLSTNDKTIKFWKVQEKKVKKIAEMNVDPSLKTMGNGSIASSSNLSNPKPSLENGGYPDSDRSFNYLSSDFSFPPGGIPSLRLPVVVSSHETSLVARCRRVYAHAHDYHINSISNNSDGETFISADDLRINLWNLEISSQSFNIVDVKPANMEDLTEVITSAEFHPTHCNTLAYSSSKGSIRLIDLRQSALCDSHAKLFEEQEAPGSRSFFTEIIASISDIKFGKDGRYILSRDYMTLKLWDINMDSGPVATYQVHEYLRPKLCDLYENDSIFDKFECCLSGDGLRVATGSYSNLFRVFGCSPGSTEATTLEASKNPMRRQVPTPSRPSRSLGNSLTRVVRRGAENPGVDANGNSFDFTTKLLHLAWHPSENSIACAAANSLYMYYA
- the LOC131654191 gene encoding serine/threonine protein phosphatase 2A 55 kDa regulatory subunit B beta isoform isoform X3, with translation MNGGDDVVAAPAGPPSPLEWKFSQVFGERTAGEEVQEVDIISAIEFDKSGDHLATGDRGGRVVLFERTDTKDHGESRRDSERMDYSISRHPEFRYKTEFQSHEPEFDYLKSLEIEEKINKIRWCQIANGALFLLSTNDKTIKFWKVQEKKVKKIAEMNVDPSLKTMGNGSIASSSNLSNPKPSLENGGYPDSDRSFNYLSSDFSFPPGGIPSLRLPVVVSSHETSLVARCRRVYAHAHDYHINSISNNSDGETFISADDLRINLWNLEISSQSFNIVDVKPANMEDLTEVITSAEFHPTHCNTLAYSSSKGSIRLIDLRQSALCDSHAKLFEEQEAPGSRSFFTEIIASISDIKFGKDGRYILSRDYMTLKLWDINMDSGPVATYQVHEYLRPKLCDLYENDSIFDKFECCLSGDGLRVATGSYSNLFRVFGCSPGSTEATTLEASKNPMRQVPTPSRPSRSLGNSLTRVVRRGAENPGVDANGNSFDFTTKLLHLAWHPSENSIACAAANSLYMYYA
- the LOC131654191 gene encoding serine/threonine protein phosphatase 2A 55 kDa regulatory subunit B beta isoform isoform X2, which encodes MNGGDDVVAAPAGPPSPLEWKFSQVFGERTAGEEVQEVDIISAIEFDKSGDHLATGDRGGRVVLFERTDTKDHGESRRDSERMDYSISRHPEFRYKTEFQSHEPEFDYLKSLEIEEKINKIRWCQIANGALFLLSTNDKTIKFWKVQEKKVKKIAEMNVDPSLKTMGNGSIASSSNLSNPKPSLENGGYPDSDRSFNYLSSDFSFPPGGIPSLRLPVVSSHETSLVARCRRVYAHAHDYHINSISNNSDGETFISADDLRINLWNLEISSQSFNIVDVKPANMEDLTEVITSAEFHPTHCNTLAYSSSKGSIRLIDLRQSALCDSHAKLFEEQEAPGSRSFFTEIIASISDIKFGKDGRYILSRDYMTLKLWDINMDSGPVATYQVHEYLRPKLCDLYENDSIFDKFECCLSGDGLRVATGSYSNLFRVFGCSPGSTEATTLEASKNPMRRQVPTPSRPSRSLGNSLTRVVRRGAENPGVDANGNSFDFTTKLLHLAWHPSENSIACAAANSLYMYYA